Proteins co-encoded in one Bacteroidota bacterium genomic window:
- the rplM gene encoding 50S ribosomal protein L13, whose protein sequence is MDTQSYKTVSANRATVNKQWVLIDAENEVLGRLASKAAKIIRGKNKTEFTPHVDCGDNVIVINAEKVKLTGNKMTEKEYVRHTGYPGGQRFATPKELLVRKPEAVVKMAVRGMLPKTKLGNAIAKNLFVYAGAEHPHTAQQPKEIKLNSIK, encoded by the coding sequence GTGGATACACAAAGTTATAAAACAGTTTCTGCAAACCGCGCTACTGTTAACAAGCAATGGGTTCTTATTGATGCTGAAAATGAGGTATTAGGTCGTTTAGCTTCAAAGGCTGCCAAAATTATTCGTGGCAAAAACAAAACTGAATTTACACCCCACGTTGATTGTGGCGATAATGTAATTGTTATAAATGCCGAAAAAGTAAAACTTACCGGGAATAAAATGACCGAAAAGGAATATGTGCGTCATACAGGATATCCCGGAGGTCAGCGTTTTGCTACACCTAAAGAATTGCTGGTACGTAAGCCTGAAGCAGTTGTAAAAATGGCGGTTCGTGGTATGTTACCAAAAACTAAATTGGGTAATGCTATTGCAAAAAATTTATTCGTTTATGCTGGTGCAGAACATCCACATACAGCACAACAACCCAAAGAAATTAAATTAAATTCTATAAAATAA
- the rpsI gene encoding 30S ribosomal protein S9: MEVTNTLGRRKSAVARVYMTKGKGNITVNDRDFKEYFPTSTLQYVVNQPFALTNNVGEYDITATIDGGGVSGQAEALRLGISRALCEVNPENRATLKPMGLMTRDPRMVERKKPGQKKARKRFQFSKR; this comes from the coding sequence ATGGAAGTAACCAATACATTAGGACGTAGAAAGTCAGCTGTTGCCCGTGTTTATATGACCAAGGGCAAGGGTAATATCACTGTTAACGACAGAGATTTTAAAGAATATTTTCCAACTTCAACTTTACAATATGTGGTGAATCAGCCCTTCGCTTTAACCAATAATGTTGGAGAGTATGATATTACTGCAACTATTGATGGTGGAGGTGTTTCTGGACAAGCCGAAGCGTTACGTTTAGGAATTTCAAGAGCGCTTTGCGAAGTGAATCCTGAGAATCGTGCTACATTAAAACCAATGGGTTTAATGACACGTGATCCTAGAATGGTAGAGCGTAAAAAGCCGGGTCAGAAAAAGGCAAGAAAACGTTTCCAATTCAGCAAACGTTAA